In Lacibacter sp. H375, one DNA window encodes the following:
- a CDS encoding M23 family metallopeptidase translates to MKRFKRILLLIFLILFAGFLLPERFTMPVSGAGKSSFNQQSFWAYPWGTSVTHKGVDIFSKEGTDIVSSTGGFVLYTGEIKKGGNIVLILGPKWRLHYYAHLKEIKTSAFAWTNRKEVIGTVGTTGNAKGKAPHLHYTIRSIIPLPWRKDDSIQGWKKMFYLNPIDYLNTAQN, encoded by the coding sequence ATGAAAAGATTCAAACGAATTCTGCTATTAATATTTCTTATCCTTTTTGCTGGGTTTCTTCTTCCTGAACGTTTTACAATGCCTGTTTCTGGTGCTGGCAAAAGCAGTTTTAACCAACAATCATTTTGGGCTTATCCATGGGGAACATCGGTTACACATAAAGGTGTTGATATATTTTCGAAAGAAGGAACCGATATAGTTTCATCTACCGGAGGTTTTGTTCTTTACACAGGTGAAATTAAAAAAGGCGGAAATATCGTATTGATACTTGGACCAAAATGGAGATTGCATTATTATGCTCATCTGAAAGAAATCAAAACTTCAGCATTTGCATGGACTAATCGTAAAGAAGTAATTGGAACGGTTGGCACAACAGGTAATGCAAAAGGCAAGGCGCCTCATTTGCATTATACGATCCGATCAATTATACCATTGCCCTGGAGAAAAGATGATTCCATTCAGGGATGGAAAAAGATGTTTTACTTGAACCCGATTGATTATTTGAATACAGCTCAGAATTGA
- a CDS encoding RNA recognition motif domain-containing protein, producing MNLFVAGLPYDVDDAELEEIFEKFGKVVSAKVSIDRETGKSRGFGFVTMQEDQDGKDAIELLNDITLGRSRKPLVVKQAEDRPGGGGGNRGGGGGYGGGGGRPGGGGGYGGGGRPGGGGGYGGGSGGGGGYSGGGGGGRRY from the coding sequence ATGAATTTATTTGTAGCCGGTTTACCCTATGATGTAGATGATGCCGAATTAGAAGAAATTTTCGAAAAATTTGGCAAAGTAGTTTCTGCAAAAGTATCGATCGACCGTGAAACCGGAAAAAGCCGTGGCTTTGGTTTTGTAACCATGCAAGAAGATCAAGATGGAAAAGATGCAATTGAATTGCTCAATGATATTACTCTCGGACGCAGTAGAAAACCATTGGTAGTGAAGCAGGCCGAAGATCGTCCAGGTGGCGGTGGTGGTAATAGAGGCGGCGGTGGAGGCTACGGCGGTGGCGGTGGTCGTCCCGGCGGCGGCGGAGGTTATGGTGGTGGCGGTCGCCCAGGTGGTGGCGGTGGCTATGGCGGCGGAAGCGGCGGCGGTGGTGGTTATAGTGGTGGCGGAGGCGGTGGCCGACGTTATTAA
- a CDS encoding tail fiber domain-containing protein, which translates to MFTSIKNIGLITLGLFISTATIAQTINDEQTKLNVASISNPVERLSQLKPISFEYNTKQYKFLNLQSGKQYGFLSDNIQAVFPELVKEKRVSYMQGKNNYKSASIANINETSLIPVLVASIVEQQKQIDQLKSEIEVLKRKKEVTAMQ; encoded by the coding sequence ATGTTCACTTCTATTAAAAATATCGGTCTTATTACATTAGGATTATTTATTTCTACTGCAACAATTGCACAAACCATTAACGATGAGCAAACAAAACTGAATGTTGCAAGCATCAGCAACCCGGTTGAAAGACTGTCGCAACTGAAACCGATCAGTTTTGAATATAACACCAAACAATACAAATTCCTGAACCTGCAAAGTGGTAAGCAGTACGGTTTCTTATCAGATAACATACAAGCCGTTTTTCCAGAACTGGTGAAAGAAAAGCGTGTATCATACATGCAGGGGAAGAACAATTATAAAAGTGCAAGTATTGCAAACATCAATGAAACGAGTTTGATTCCTGTATTGGTTGCTTCAATTGTTGAACAACAAAAACAGATCGATCAATTAAAATCAGAAATTGAAGTATTGAAAAGGAAGAAAGAAGTTACGGCAATGCAATAA
- a CDS encoding NAD(P)H-binding protein: MNGQTAVVLGATGLIGSSLVEQLLADEAFLRVRVLVRKPISIQHPKLEVFITDFSDYDVYRKILGTGDCIFSCIGTTNANVKGDKLLYRSIDFDIPVNAARFGKEAGFSQFLLVSAIGADARSRIFYTRLKGEVEEMIASYKFKSFHVFRPSFLAGRKQNERTGEKILTTMFRLLSFLIPSNYKAINGATVAKAMRKAAKEGKEGLSVYYYNEMMN; this comes from the coding sequence ATGAACGGACAAACAGCAGTTGTATTAGGTGCGACCGGATTAATTGGATCATCACTCGTTGAACAGCTACTTGCTGATGAGGCTTTCTTAAGAGTGAGAGTGTTGGTGCGCAAACCAATTTCAATTCAGCATCCCAAACTTGAGGTGTTTATCACAGACTTTTCGGATTACGATGTCTACAGGAAAATTCTTGGTACAGGCGATTGTATTTTCTCCTGCATTGGCACAACTAATGCAAATGTAAAAGGCGATAAATTGTTATACCGCTCTATCGATTTTGATATTCCTGTTAATGCAGCCCGTTTTGGCAAGGAAGCCGGGTTCAGCCAATTTTTACTTGTATCGGCTATTGGTGCAGATGCCCGTTCACGCATTTTTTATACCCGGTTAAAAGGCGAAGTGGAAGAAATGATTGCGAGTTACAAATTCAAAAGTTTTCATGTGTTTCGCCCGTCATTTTTAGCAGGTAGGAAACAAAACGAACGTACAGGTGAAAAAATACTTACAACAATGTTCCGGCTCCTTTCATTTTTAATTCCATCAAACTATAAGGCAATTAATGGGGCGACAGTTGCCAAGGCCATGAGGAAGGCTGCAAAAGAGGGAAAAGAAGGACTAAGTGTATACTATTATAACGAAATGATGAATTAG
- the murB gene encoding UDP-N-acetylmuramate dehydrogenase — MQIHENLSLRQYNTFGIDVKAKHFADFSSAAQLQEILMYMHQLSPRINKLILGGGSNLLFTGDVNALVLKNEVSGIHVIKQDDEFVYVQVGAGVNWHSFVQNCVQQSWGGVENLSLIPGNAGASPMQNIGAYGVEIKDVFEELEAYHLHDKTVVKFSAADCAFGYRESVFKRKYKDQFVIISVTYKLRKKPIFNTSYGAINQELEKMGVKELSIAAISQAVINIRSSKLPDPKEIGNAGSFFKNPSISKEQYDQLKNEFPSMVAFTNPDGTMKLAAGWLIEQCGWKGFRKGDAGCHAKQALVLVNYGTATGKEIYELSEEIMQSVKQKFGVELEREVNII; from the coding sequence ATGCAAATTCACGAAAATCTTTCACTCCGGCAATACAATACATTTGGTATTGATGTAAAAGCAAAACATTTTGCTGATTTTTCATCAGCAGCACAGTTACAGGAAATTTTGATGTACATGCATCAGCTTTCGCCCCGTATCAACAAACTCATACTAGGCGGGGGCAGTAATCTGCTTTTTACAGGCGATGTAAATGCATTGGTGTTGAAGAATGAAGTTTCGGGCATCCATGTTATAAAGCAGGACGATGAGTTTGTGTATGTGCAGGTGGGGGCTGGAGTTAACTGGCACAGCTTCGTGCAAAATTGCGTGCAGCAGAGTTGGGGTGGAGTTGAGAATTTAAGTTTGATACCGGGGAATGCAGGTGCAAGTCCAATGCAGAATATTGGTGCTTACGGTGTGGAGATCAAAGATGTGTTTGAAGAACTGGAAGCCTATCATCTGCACGATAAAACTGTTGTGAAATTTTCTGCTGCTGATTGTGCGTTTGGTTACCGTGAAAGTGTGTTCAAACGAAAGTATAAAGATCAATTTGTTATTATATCGGTTACCTATAAACTCAGAAAAAAACCAATATTCAATACAAGTTACGGAGCCATTAACCAGGAGTTGGAGAAGATGGGTGTAAAGGAATTGAGTATTGCTGCTATATCACAAGCAGTGATTAATATCCGTTCATCGAAGTTGCCTGATCCGAAAGAGATTGGTAATGCAGGAAGTTTTTTCAAGAATCCATCGATCAGCAAAGAGCAATACGATCAGTTGAAGAATGAGTTTCCTTCAATGGTTGCATTTACAAATCCTGACGGAACAATGAAGCTTGCTGCCGGTTGGTTAATTGAACAATGCGGTTGGAAGGGTTTTCGAAAAGGCGATGCCGGTTGCCATGCAAAACAGGCATTGGTATTGGTAAATTATGGTACAGCAACCGGCAAAGAAATTTATGAGTTGAGCGAAGAGATCATGCAAAGTGTGAAGCAGAAATTTGGAGTGGAGTTGGAGAGAGAAGTGAATATTATTTAG
- a CDS encoding 4'-phosphopantetheinyl transferase family protein — translation MPLVYQHTINSNTKAGLWLIEEPEDFFLEKVPLKRDVSHPHKRLQHLAGRYLLPTLFEDFPLEEILIADTRKPFLPDEKYHFSISHCGNYAAAIVSSKQRVGVDIEQPSDKILRISHKFLTLQEKMFLDEQMSAAQLLQLATLLWSTKESMFKWFGDGGVDFREHMHIENIEGNDEEGKLICSFQKFDPLPLTVQYRFMKDLVMSWVVS, via the coding sequence TTGCCGCTCGTTTATCAACATACTATCAACAGCAACACAAAAGCGGGGCTTTGGCTCATTGAGGAACCGGAAGATTTTTTCCTTGAAAAGGTTCCTTTAAAACGGGATGTATCACACCCGCATAAACGGTTACAACACCTGGCCGGTCGCTATTTGCTGCCAACATTGTTTGAAGATTTTCCTCTCGAAGAAATTTTAATAGCCGATACCCGCAAGCCATTCCTGCCTGATGAAAAGTACCATTTCTCTATTTCGCATTGTGGTAATTATGCAGCGGCAATTGTGAGCAGTAAACAACGGGTGGGTGTTGATATTGAACAACCCAGCGATAAGATATTACGCATCAGTCATAAATTTTTAACACTACAGGAAAAAATGTTTCTTGATGAGCAGATGAGTGCTGCCCAACTTCTGCAACTAGCGACTTTGCTCTGGAGCACCAAAGAATCGATGTTTAAATGGTTTGGTGATGGCGGTGTTGATTTTCGTGAGCATATGCACATTGAAAACATTGAAGGCAACGATGAGGAAGGTAAACTCATTTGCAGTTTCCAAAAATTTGATCCGCTGCCGTTAACAGTGCAATATCGTTTTATGAAAGATTTGGTGATGAGTTGGGTGGTTAGTTGA
- the dcd gene encoding dCTP deaminase → MILSDKRILEEIEKGTIKVEPYDRECLGSNSYDVHLGGTLAIYKDHMIDAKKHNEIEYIEIPDEGFVLYPHIFYLGVTLEYTETHAHVPFLEGKSSTGRLGIDIHATAGKGDVGFCGNWTLEISVKQPVKIYKGMPIGQLIYFPVDGEIEVKYNQKKNAKYSGQHNKPVESMMWKNKF, encoded by the coding sequence ATGATTTTAAGTGACAAGCGTATTTTAGAGGAAATAGAAAAAGGAACAATTAAAGTTGAACCATACGATCGTGAGTGCTTGGGCAGCAACAGCTACGATGTACATCTCGGAGGTACACTCGCTATTTACAAAGATCATATGATCGATGCAAAAAAGCATAACGAGATCGAGTACATTGAAATTCCTGATGAAGGGTTTGTATTATATCCGCATATTTTTTATCTAGGTGTAACACTTGAGTATACCGAGACACATGCGCATGTTCCTTTCCTTGAAGGTAAATCATCAACCGGTCGTTTGGGTATCGACATTCATGCAACTGCTGGTAAAGGTGATGTTGGCTTTTGTGGCAACTGGACATTGGAAATATCAGTAAAGCAACCCGTGAAGATTTACAAAGGCATGCCTATTGGTCAGCTGATTTATTTCCCTGTAGATGGAGAGATTGAAGTGAAGTACAATCAAAAGAAAAATGCAAAATACAGTGGCCAGCACAACAAGCCGGTTGAAAGCATGATGTGGAAGAATAAGTTTTGA
- a CDS encoding DUF3810 domain-containing protein, giving the protein MTYGRIIRIAIISTLSIFALFIFFIAGNHEWIEKNYATSFYPKLASTLRLLFGWFPFSLGDIIYSIVTISVLWQIGKFVVRLFHKTDSWRKKLNPLVTAGIIILAVYVYFYLFWGLNYYRKGIEHQLGLKNAKFIKEELIELNTFLLTELNSRKAICLQKKDTVMSRERMFQSAREGYSQLEQQFPYMRYRYSSLKPSMFGRVGNYIGFQGYYNPFTGEGQVNTAIPNFLQPYVTCHEMAHQVGYASESEANFVGFLAATHSSDTLMQYSSYLDMFLYAWGNLRAVDSTAAKEFGTKLHDGVKRDLKTYRKYVEEHRTFISDWTDFLYDYYLKQNRQRKGIESYGEVTGWLIAYRKKYNK; this is encoded by the coding sequence ATGACTTACGGAAGAATCATACGCATAGCAATCATCAGCACACTATCCATCTTTGCCCTGTTTATCTTCTTCATTGCAGGCAATCATGAATGGATCGAGAAGAACTATGCCACCAGTTTTTACCCAAAGCTTGCGTCGACGCTGCGTTTACTCTTTGGCTGGTTCCCGTTCAGCCTTGGCGATATTATTTATTCCATTGTTACAATCAGTGTGCTTTGGCAGATCGGCAAATTTGTAGTGCGGCTATTTCATAAAACCGATAGCTGGCGTAAAAAGCTGAACCCGCTGGTGACGGCAGGCATTATTATACTTGCGGTATACGTTTATTTCTACCTGTTCTGGGGCTTGAATTACTACCGGAAAGGCATTGAACATCAACTTGGGTTAAAGAATGCCAAGTTTATAAAAGAGGAATTAATTGAGCTGAATACTTTTCTGCTCACGGAACTGAATAGCCGCAAAGCGATTTGCCTGCAGAAAAAAGATACCGTCATGAGCCGTGAACGTATGTTTCAATCGGCAAGGGAAGGTTACAGTCAACTGGAACAGCAGTTTCCTTATATGCGTTACCGTTATTCTTCCTTAAAGCCCTCGATGTTTGGACGAGTTGGTAACTATATCGGCTTCCAGGGATATTATAATCCTTTCACTGGTGAAGGTCAGGTAAACACCGCTATCCCAAATTTTCTGCAGCCTTATGTTACCTGTCATGAAATGGCGCACCAGGTTGGTTACGCCAGCGAAAGCGAAGCAAACTTTGTAGGTTTCCTGGCGGCTACACATTCAAGCGATACACTCATGCAATACTCTTCTTATCTCGATATGTTCTTGTATGCATGGGGAAACTTAAGAGCAGTTGATTCAACAGCAGCAAAAGAGTTTGGCACAAAATTGCATGATGGTGTAAAAAGAGATTTGAAAACATATCGTAAGTATGTGGAAGAGCATCGTACGTTTATCAGCGACTGGACCGATTTTTTATACGATTACTATCTCAAACAAAACCGCCAGCGGAAAGGGATTGAAAGTTATGGTGAGGTAACGGGTTGGTTGATTGCGTACAGGAAGAAGTATAATAAGTAA
- a CDS encoding YceD family protein: MASRREYEIAFVGLKPGIHQFDYEIDDRFFEEFEKQDFKNCKANVKLQLEKNTGFMLLKFEVVGTVGVLCDRCGNDLPLELWDEFEMLVKMTDEPEKMNDEEESPDVFYISRTESHLHVKSWIYEFIVLSIPMQKMCKESEMGGPHCNKEVLARLAQLNPQTNENKSIWKGLDKFRND; the protein is encoded by the coding sequence ATGGCAAGCCGCCGGGAATACGAAATAGCATTTGTGGGTTTAAAGCCCGGCATTCATCAATTTGATTATGAAATTGATGACAGGTTCTTTGAGGAATTCGAAAAACAGGACTTTAAAAACTGTAAGGCCAACGTAAAACTGCAACTCGAAAAGAATACCGGGTTTATGTTGCTGAAGTTTGAGGTGGTTGGTACCGTTGGCGTTCTTTGCGACCGTTGTGGTAACGATCTTCCTTTAGAACTGTGGGACGAATTTGAGATGCTGGTTAAAATGACCGATGAACCTGAGAAGATGAATGATGAAGAAGAAAGTCCGGATGTGTTTTACATATCCCGAACAGAAAGTCATCTGCATGTGAAGAGCTGGATCTACGAGTTCATAGTACTAAGCATCCCTATGCAAAAGATGTGTAAGGAAAGTGAAATGGGTGGACCGCATTGCAACAAAGAAGTGCTTGCACGCCTTGCTCAACTTAACCCGCAAACAAACGAAAACAAATCAATCTGGAAAGGATTGGATAAATTCAGAAACGACTAA
- the rpmF gene encoding 50S ribosomal protein L32, translated as MPNPKRRHSQQRSAKRRTHYTAVSVTLTKDSTTGEIHPRHRAHVSEGKLYYKGKLVAEKAPLKA; from the coding sequence ATGCCAAATCCAAAGCGCAGACATTCACAGCAACGCAGCGCAAAGCGTCGTACACACTACACAGCAGTGAGTGTTACTTTAACAAAGGATAGCACAACGGGTGAAATTCATCCACGTCACCGTGCACATGTGAGTGAAGGTAAACTGTACTACAAAGGAAAATTAGTAGCTGAAAAAGCTCCTTTAAAAGCGTAA
- the plsX gene encoding phosphate acyltransferase PlsX: MVIGIDMMGGDYAPQQPLLGVDLFLADAAPGIELLLLGDETIMRRHFVTVPPSVSFVHTTEVVDMHEPPTKALRDKPNSSMNKGLQLLAEGKIDAFISAGNTGAMMVGVFYTIRAIEGVQRPTISTVIPKVEGGYGLILDVGMQADCKPENLLQNAILGSIYAQNILEIENPAVALINIGEEEGKGNLLAQAAYPLLKESKLINFIGNIEGREVLTGRADVMVCDGFTGNVILKLGESIFDIAKSRSLDEDDYFKRFNFETYGGTPILGIDKPVIVGHGISTSKAFLNMIHLASKMIETKLLEKMKAKFVSEEEVE; this comes from the coding sequence ATGGTCATAGGTATTGACATGATGGGTGGCGACTACGCCCCTCAGCAGCCGCTGTTGGGCGTAGATTTGTTTTTAGCCGATGCTGCCCCGGGAATAGAATTGCTGTTGCTTGGTGATGAAACCATCATGCGCAGGCATTTTGTTACTGTACCTCCATCTGTTTCTTTTGTGCACACTACCGAAGTGGTGGATATGCACGAACCTCCCACCAAAGCTTTACGGGATAAGCCCAACTCATCCATGAACAAAGGATTACAGTTGCTGGCAGAAGGAAAAATTGATGCGTTCATCAGTGCAGGTAACACCGGTGCAATGATGGTGGGTGTATTTTATACCATCCGTGCTATTGAAGGTGTGCAGCGACCAACCATTTCAACCGTTATCCCAAAAGTGGAAGGTGGTTACGGATTGATTCTCGATGTGGGTATGCAGGCCGATTGTAAACCGGAAAATCTGTTGCAGAATGCTATTCTCGGCAGCATCTACGCACAAAATATTCTTGAGATTGAAAATCCGGCTGTGGCGTTGATCAATATTGGTGAAGAAGAAGGGAAAGGTAACCTGTTGGCTCAGGCAGCTTATCCTTTGTTGAAAGAAAGTAAGCTTATCAACTTTATTGGTAATATAGAAGGCCGTGAAGTATTGACCGGCAGAGCTGATGTGATGGTATGTGATGGGTTCACCGGGAATGTTATTCTGAAATTAGGTGAATCGATCTTTGATATTGCGAAATCACGCAGCCTTGATGAAGACGATTACTTCAAGCGTTTCAATTTTGAAACCTACGGTGGCACACCCATTCTTGGTATTGATAAGCCTGTTATCGTTGGTCATGGTATTTCAACCTCAAAGGCATTTTTGAATATGATCCATCTTGCCAGCAAGATGATTGAAACTAAACTGCTGGAGAAGATGAAGGCCAAGTTTGTGAGCGAAGAAGAAGTAGAATAA
- a CDS encoding SDR family oxidoreductase — MDFQNKVVVITGGSDGIGKALVQLFLSKGAKVATCGRNADRLYSLQQEFAGRALHTFVADVSNEDDCNRFIETTVKAFGGIDVLINNAGLSMRALIIESETSAYKRLMDVNFWGTVYTTKAALPYIIQRKGTVAGISSIVGNRGIPGRSAYSASKFAMQGWLEALRVEMFDHGVNVLWVSPGFIATNIRSVALNGEGNPIGETPMDESKLMSAEECAQHIFNSIAKRKRAVVLTATGKATVWIGKLLPRVADKYIHKFFFKDGKLIK; from the coding sequence ATGGATTTTCAGAATAAGGTTGTTGTTATCACCGGCGGAAGCGATGGCATTGGAAAAGCATTGGTTCAACTTTTTTTAAGCAAAGGCGCAAAGGTTGCTACCTGCGGCAGAAATGCTGACAGGTTGTATTCATTGCAACAGGAGTTTGCAGGCAGAGCTTTGCATACGTTTGTTGCTGATGTTAGTAATGAAGATGATTGTAACCGGTTTATTGAAACAACGGTAAAAGCATTTGGAGGCATTGATGTGCTCATCAACAATGCAGGCCTATCCATGCGTGCATTGATCATTGAATCGGAAACAAGTGCTTATAAACGATTGATGGATGTAAATTTCTGGGGCACTGTGTATACAACCAAAGCTGCACTTCCATACATTATTCAACGTAAAGGAACTGTTGCCGGTATTTCTTCTATTGTTGGCAACCGAGGTATACCGGGCAGAAGTGCTTACTCAGCTTCAAAATTTGCTATGCAAGGTTGGCTGGAAGCGTTGCGTGTTGAAATGTTTGATCATGGCGTAAATGTATTGTGGGTGTCGCCGGGCTTTATTGCTACCAATATCCGTTCAGTTGCATTGAATGGAGAAGGCAACCCAATTGGCGAAACTCCAATGGATGAATCGAAATTGATGAGTGCCGAAGAATGTGCCCAACATATTTTTAATTCGATTGCAAAACGCAAACGTGCAGTAGTGCTTACAGCAACAGGCAAAGCAACAGTGTGGATTGGTAAATTGTTGCCACGTGTTGCTGATAAGTATATCCACAAGTTTTTCTTTAAGGATGGGAAGCTCATTAAATAA
- a CDS encoding SAM hydrolase/SAM-dependent halogenase family protein, giving the protein MALLTLTSDIGEQDYLAGAVKAVLLRQNPSFQLVDITHQLSPFNDPQAAYIIRNATKQFPAGTFHIILVNLFQYKPDHLLLVKHNEQYYLLADNGLITMILEETPQELVALPMDKSIARNTLACADVFAKAIDDLANGKSLVELGDATVSIQVRNPLRPITTSQYIEGQIISIDHFENVIVNITHEEFEAQRKGRRFKIVFKRDEMIDRISETYADVNEGEKLALFNAAGYLEIAINKGNAAGLFGLQGFSEKSTSQYTQSRLFYQTVRVYFE; this is encoded by the coding sequence ATGGCTTTACTAACCCTCACATCAGACATCGGAGAACAGGATTACCTGGCCGGAGCCGTGAAAGCCGTGTTGTTACGACAAAATCCATCGTTTCAATTAGTTGATATTACACATCAGTTATCACCGTTTAATGATCCGCAGGCAGCTTATATTATCCGGAATGCGACCAAACAATTTCCGGCAGGCACTTTTCATATCATTCTTGTAAATCTTTTTCAATACAAGCCCGATCATTTATTGCTGGTGAAACACAATGAGCAGTATTACCTCTTGGCCGATAATGGTCTTATCACCATGATACTTGAAGAAACACCGCAAGAGCTGGTGGCCTTGCCGATGGATAAATCCATTGCCCGAAATACACTTGCATGTGCTGATGTATTTGCAAAGGCGATTGATGATCTGGCAAATGGAAAATCTTTAGTTGAACTCGGTGATGCGACAGTTTCCATACAGGTGAGAAACCCGTTGCGACCAATCACTACCAGTCAGTACATTGAAGGGCAGATCATTTCTATTGATCATTTTGAGAATGTGATCGTGAATATTACGCATGAAGAATTTGAAGCACAACGCAAGGGCCGCCGCTTTAAAATTGTATTTAAACGTGATGAAATGATCGACCGTATCAGCGAAACCTATGCTGATGTGAACGAAGGTGAAAAGTTGGCCTTGTTCAATGCGGCAGGTTATCTTGAAATTGCCATCAATAAAGGCAATGCAGCCGGGTTGTTTGGATTGCAGGGCTTTTCTGAAAAGAGCACCAGCCAATACACACAAAGCCGTTTATTTTACCAAACGGTAAGGGTTTATTTTGAATAA